Proteins found in one Exiguobacterium sp. 9-2 genomic segment:
- a CDS encoding YugN family protein — protein MKFEQYGIEGKELKFGLLETIMDHHRFVREGQWDYERAMYDMKYEKQSTGEVFYLRVPVYAIQGEIEDRHAVVRMMTPLLGKHYYPHGVEYDETFPPEIVKDCERRLAALLETLEK, from the coding sequence ATGAAGTTTGAACAATATGGCATCGAAGGCAAGGAACTGAAGTTCGGTCTTCTTGAAACAATTATGGATCATCACCGTTTCGTTCGCGAAGGACAATGGGATTACGAACGTGCGATGTACGACATGAAATACGAAAAACAATCAACAGGCGAAGTATTCTATCTCCGTGTTCCAGTCTATGCGATCCAAGGTGAGATCGAAGACCGTCACGCTGTCGTCCGTATGATGACACCACTTCTAGGGAAACATTACTATCCACACGGCGTCGAGTATGATGAGACGTTCCCACCGGAAATCGTCAAGGACTGCGAACGTCGTTTAGCAGCACTGCTTGAAACACTTGAAAAATAA
- a CDS encoding SCO family protein, with protein MKKNSYLTVAAVVLILVAAAGGYYYFFMKEKLPVIAEPTPFELTNAVNGKSFNSEDGKVKVLTFFYSNCPDICPLTLNDYRKLEKKLRSEELYGSDVELVAVTVDPKVDTPKVLKTYASNFEADAEGWRVLTGDPVVIDRLTRQLNFYYSKAESGLVTHGTQMFILDRENKVRAISSMAKTPDEPVDLEEVMSSVTQLAKE; from the coding sequence TTGAAAAAAAATAGTTACTTGACGGTTGCTGCCGTTGTCCTCATCTTAGTTGCGGCAGCCGGGGGATATTATTATTTCTTCATGAAAGAAAAATTGCCTGTTATCGCTGAGCCGACACCATTTGAATTAACGAACGCCGTGAACGGTAAGTCGTTTAACTCGGAAGATGGAAAGGTCAAGGTATTGACATTCTTCTATTCGAACTGTCCTGATATTTGTCCATTGACGCTAAATGATTATCGGAAACTAGAGAAAAAGCTTCGTAGCGAAGAGCTATATGGAAGTGACGTCGAGCTCGTTGCAGTGACAGTCGATCCGAAAGTCGATACACCGAAAGTCTTAAAAACGTATGCTTCCAACTTCGAAGCAGATGCTGAAGGATGGAGAGTACTGACAGGAGACCCAGTCGTCATCGATCGTCTGACACGTCAGTTGAACTTCTATTATTCAAAAGCAGAAAGCGGCTTAGTGACACACGGGACGCAAATGTTTATTTTAGACCGTGAGAACAAAGTTCGGGCGATCTCTTCGATGGCGAAGACACCGGACGAACCAGTCGACTTGGAAGAAGTCATGTCTTCAGTCACACAACTAGCGAAGGAGTGA
- a CDS encoding DUF420 domain-containing protein, which yields MSYLPLICVSLIVISAIFVAIGWFLIAQTRRNMKAHQTVMTIAAALALLFFIMYALRTILLGNTAFGGPASVKPYYTGFLIFHILLATSGGVLGLMALYHAYKKNFARHRKIGPVASIIWFLTAITGVIVYCLLYVVYDPGETTNVFRAIWSH from the coding sequence ATGAGTTATTTGCCGTTGATTTGTGTATCGCTGATTGTCATCAGTGCGATTTTCGTAGCGATTGGCTGGTTCTTGATTGCTCAGACACGTCGCAACATGAAAGCTCACCAAACCGTGATGACAATCGCTGCTGCACTCGCTTTACTGTTTTTCATTATGTACGCCTTACGGACGATTCTACTTGGTAATACCGCTTTTGGTGGTCCTGCATCCGTCAAGCCATATTACACAGGATTCTTGATTTTCCACATCCTACTTGCGACATCCGGTGGGGTGCTTGGATTGATGGCGCTCTATCATGCCTATAAGAAGAACTTTGCGCGTCATCGTAAAATCGGACCAGTTGCTTCGATCATTTGGTTTTTGACGGCAATCACCGGCGTCATCGTCTATTGTCTATTATATGTCGTCTACGATCCTGGTGAGACGACGAACGTATTCCGGGCGATCTGGAGTCATTAA
- the ctaG gene encoding cytochrome c oxidase assembly factor CtaG, producing MLGNLRGALSQFEWTVLWSPYYALILVGLYILYAVVTEKLRRPDEPETTLGQKFSMLAALVVFYIGFGSPLDLLAHITFSAHMLQMVFVYMVAPPLLLIALPEWLYKRLFNIPYLGKILRFFVKPLIALVVFNALFTFYHMPFIFDYVLTNYTVHRLFHGTLIFLSMTMWYPIIAPVNENDSLSDLKKMVYIVANGVLLTPACAFMIFSQSFQYQAYQDPATFAKVLAYCMPNNDLSGLNLERLLGTTDDLLEDQRFGGVLMKLGQELVYGLFFGLTFFTWVRRSKSTAVDEGMSFTPKAD from the coding sequence ATGTTAGGCAATTTAAGGGGAGCACTTTCGCAATTCGAATGGACTGTCTTATGGAGTCCGTATTATGCGTTGATACTCGTTGGATTGTATATCCTATATGCTGTCGTGACAGAAAAGCTGCGTCGTCCGGACGAGCCGGAAACAACGCTCGGACAAAAATTTTCGATGCTCGCGGCATTGGTCGTTTTTTACATCGGTTTTGGAAGTCCGTTAGACCTGCTAGCGCATATCACCTTCTCTGCACATATGTTGCAGATGGTATTCGTCTATATGGTCGCACCGCCGCTCTTGTTGATTGCACTACCAGAGTGGCTTTATAAGCGCTTGTTCAATATACCGTATCTTGGGAAGATTCTTCGTTTCTTCGTCAAGCCGTTGATTGCACTCGTCGTCTTTAATGCCTTGTTTACGTTTTATCATATGCCATTTATTTTTGATTATGTCCTGACGAACTATACCGTTCACCGTCTGTTCCATGGAACACTTATTTTCTTGAGCATGACGATGTGGTATCCGATCATTGCACCCGTCAACGAAAACGATAGTTTGTCTGACCTGAAGAAGATGGTCTATATCGTCGCGAACGGTGTCTTATTGACACCTGCTTGTGCGTTCATGATCTTTAGTCAAAGTTTCCAGTATCAAGCGTATCAGGATCCAGCGACGTTCGCGAAAGTACTCGCTTACTGTATGCCGAACAATGATTTGAGCGGGTTGAATCTGGAACGATTGCTTGGAACGACTGATGACTTACTAGAGGATCAACGCTTCGGTGGTGTCCTGATGAAGCTCGGTCAAGAACTCGTATACGGTCTATTCTTCGGATTGACCTTCTTTACATGGGTACGCCGTTCGAAAAGTACTGCCGTGGATGAAGGCATGTCCTTCACACCAAAAGCGGATTAA
- a CDS encoding cytochrome C oxidase subunit IV family protein — MEKHEPQLTRNQVELEMKAERGRETQLQLISFALMIFLTLIAFGAVMADLMPHWAAGGFLIIMAIVQVYLQLYMFMHMNNKGNTWIKVMMGLGIFVALTIVATLRLLIW, encoded by the coding sequence ATGGAAAAACACGAACCGCAATTAACACGCAATCAAGTCGAACTCGAAATGAAAGCAGAACGTGGTCGTGAGACTCAACTGCAACTCATCAGTTTCGCACTCATGATTTTCTTGACGCTCATCGCTTTCGGTGCAGTCATGGCAGATCTCATGCCTCACTGGGCAGCTGGTGGATTCTTGATCATCATGGCAATCGTTCAAGTTTATCTCCAGCTTTATATGTTCATGCACATGAACAATAAAGGCAACACATGGATCAAAGTTATGATGGGTCTTGGTATATTCGTCGCCTTGACGATCGTCGCAACGCTCCGTCTGTTAATCTGGTAA
- a CDS encoding cytochrome c oxidase subunit 3 yields the protein MGHHSVPNNPITGIPDHVEKATLEGKNKYVAFWFFLGGETTLFASLFGTYIGLHNSGAKEGLRSYDIFEMGLVFIMTMLLLTSSLTSVLAMMAMKRNDVKKMKLWLIITLLLGLGFLSGEIYEFNHYYHIGHTFTSSAFGSAFYTLVGFHGGHVLFGLLWISTLLIRNWNRGITVVNAPKYYVSSLYWHFIDVVWVFIFSVVYLMGMVK from the coding sequence ATGGGTCATCATTCAGTACCAAACAACCCGATCACGGGTATTCCGGATCATGTTGAAAAAGCAACACTTGAGGGTAAGAATAAATATGTAGCCTTCTGGTTCTTCCTTGGAGGAGAGACGACTTTGTTCGCCTCTCTCTTCGGAACATACATCGGACTTCATAACTCCGGTGCTAAAGAAGGTCTACGCAGTTATGACATCTTCGAAATGGGTCTCGTCTTCATCATGACGATGCTCCTCTTGACAAGTTCGTTGACAAGCGTTCTTGCAATGATGGCAATGAAACGTAACGATGTGAAAAAGATGAAGCTTTGGCTCATCATCACATTGCTTCTCGGTCTTGGATTCTTAAGTGGTGAGATCTATGAGTTCAATCACTACTACCACATCGGTCATACGTTTACGTCGAGTGCATTTGGTTCTGCCTTCTATACACTCGTTGGGTTCCACGGTGGACACGTCTTATTTGGTCTTCTTTGGATCTCGACATTGTTGATCCGGAACTGGAATCGTGGCATTACAGTCGTGAACGCGCCGAAGTATTATGTTTCAAGTCTTTACTGGCACTTCATTGACGTCGTCTGGGTCTTTATCTTCTCAGTCGTCTACCTCATGGGGATGGTGAAATAA
- the ctaD gene encoding cytochrome c oxidase subunit I, which yields MGMPQKKSGIMDWLTTVDHKKIGILYIISGLFFLLVGGVEALMIRFQLIKPMNDFVSGELFNQLITMHGTTMIFLAAMPMLIGYMNAAVPLQIGARDVAFPFLNALGFWLFFFGGVLLNLSWFFGAAPNAGWTAYAPLSTVPESLGVDFYSLGLQISGFGTLMGGINFLVTILNMRAPGMKLMRMPLFTWTAFVASALIVFAFPPLTVGLFLLTFERLFGAHFFDPAAGGNIVIWEHLFWIFGHPEVYILILPAFGIFSEIIPTFARKRLFGYTTMVFATMLIGFLGFMVWVHHMFTVGLGPVANAIFAVATMAIAVPTGVKIFNWLFTLWGGKLTFPVAMLYSVAFIPSFLVGGMTGVMLSVAPADYQYHDSYFVVAHFHYVIVGGVVFGLFAGLYYWFPLMFGKQLNEFWGKIQFWLFFIGFHLTFFPQHILGLTGMPRRVFTYLPNQGWETMNLLSSIGAAFMGVSTIILVISIVAALMSKEYVKRDVWGDGRTLEWTLPVPTPEYNFAQIPLVKGLDTYWLEKMAGNKTVSVSEEVGDIHMPNNSILPFVMSVGLFLAGLGFILRLDYGTVGLVIALIGLAMTFIAMFFRSWIDDEGYYIPKSVVEEDLRLEAEKEAK from the coding sequence ATGGGTATGCCGCAGAAAAAAAGCGGCATCATGGACTGGCTAACGACAGTCGACCATAAGAAAATCGGGATTCTCTACATCATCTCTGGATTGTTCTTCCTTCTAGTTGGTGGCGTAGAAGCCCTAATGATTCGTTTTCAATTGATTAAACCGATGAACGATTTCGTCAGCGGTGAACTTTTTAACCAATTGATCACGATGCACGGTACGACGATGATCTTCTTGGCAGCGATGCCGATGTTGATCGGTTACATGAACGCAGCAGTACCGCTTCAAATCGGAGCACGCGATGTTGCGTTCCCATTCTTAAATGCACTTGGTTTTTGGTTGTTCTTCTTTGGTGGAGTCTTACTGAATCTTTCATGGTTCTTCGGCGCTGCGCCAAACGCAGGTTGGACAGCTTATGCACCACTCTCGACAGTACCAGAGTCGCTTGGTGTTGACTTCTACTCACTCGGGTTACAGATTTCTGGTTTCGGTACACTTATGGGGGGGATCAACTTCCTCGTTACAATTTTGAACATGCGTGCACCAGGTATGAAACTGATGCGGATGCCGCTCTTCACATGGACAGCATTCGTTGCTTCTGCCTTGATCGTTTTCGCATTCCCACCACTTACGGTTGGATTGTTCCTCTTGACGTTCGAGCGACTCTTCGGAGCGCATTTCTTTGACCCGGCAGCGGGCGGGAACATCGTCATCTGGGAACACCTCTTCTGGATCTTCGGTCACCCGGAAGTTTACATCTTGATTTTACCGGCATTCGGTATCTTCTCTGAAATCATCCCTACGTTTGCTCGTAAACGTCTCTTCGGATACACGACGATGGTCTTTGCGACGATGTTGATCGGTTTCCTCGGATTCATGGTATGGGTTCACCACATGTTCACAGTCGGTCTCGGTCCGGTTGCGAACGCGATCTTCGCAGTAGCGACGATGGCGATCGCTGTACCGACAGGGGTCAAGATCTTCAACTGGCTCTTTACGCTATGGGGCGGGAAGTTGACGTTCCCAGTCGCGATGCTTTATTCGGTCGCCTTCATTCCATCATTCCTTGTTGGTGGTATGACAGGGGTCATGCTTTCAGTAGCACCTGCCGATTATCAGTACCACGACAGTTATTTCGTCGTTGCCCACTTCCACTACGTTATCGTTGGTGGGGTCGTCTTTGGTCTCTTCGCAGGTCTTTACTACTGGTTCCCACTCATGTTCGGGAAACAACTCAACGAGTTCTGGGGTAAAATTCAATTCTGGTTGTTCTTCATCGGCTTCCATTTGACATTCTTCCCACAACATATTCTTGGTCTTACAGGTATGCCACGTCGTGTCTTCACGTACTTGCCAAACCAAGGCTGGGAAACAATGAACTTACTTTCTTCAATCGGTGCAGCCTTCATGGGTGTGTCGACGATCATTCTCGTCATCTCGATCGTTGCCGCATTGATGTCAAAAGAATATGTAAAACGCGACGTATGGGGCGATGGACGTACGCTTGAGTGGACACTTCCTGTTCCAACTCCAGAATACAACTTCGCACAAATTCCACTCGTCAAAGGTTTAGATACGTACTGGCTCGAAAAAATGGCAGGTAACAAAACAGTCTCTGTTTCGGAAGAAGTCGGTGATATCCACATGCCGAACAATTCGATCTTGCCGTTCGTTATGTCAGTCGGTCTGTTCCTTGCAGGTCTTGGATTCATTCTTCGCCTAGATTACGGTACTGTCGGTCTGGTCATTGCCTTGATCGGTCTTGCGATGACATTCATCGCGATGTTCTTCCGTTCTTGGATCGACGATGAAGGATACTACATCCCGAAATCAGTCGTCGAAGAAGATCTACGCCTTGAAGCAGAAAAGGAGGCGAAGTAA
- the coxB gene encoding cytochrome c oxidase subunit II: protein MVVKKSVKMLFRLLPIGLMALMLSGCGIPELSALQPRGEGAEMQLEIIKLSLWVMLFVLAIVAVIYIYVLMKFRRKSGDNTVPKQVEGNHTLEIIWTVIPILLLIVLAIPTIKTTVELADAKEAKKNEQINVTANLYWWEFEYPDKGVSTGQELVIPVGKRVAVNLTSKDVIHSFWVPALSGKTDTNPGLDNEMWLQAKEAGTYYGKCAELCGPSHALMDFKVVAMEQDDYDKWLKDMKSAKEAETKQLDKKNEKNWTTGEQVYAQNCLSCHGGGKVAPSLTNFGDRQRIAGYLKHDKENLEKWIRDPQKEKQGTKMPGFSEDKISDEELSELADYLLDKKLQ, encoded by the coding sequence ATGGTTGTGAAAAAATCAGTAAAAATGCTCTTCCGGCTTCTTCCAATCGGCTTGATGGCACTCATGTTATCAGGTTGTGGAATTCCGGAATTGTCTGCGCTACAGCCTCGCGGAGAAGGCGCTGAAATGCAACTTGAGATCATCAAGCTTAGCTTGTGGGTCATGTTGTTCGTCCTTGCGATCGTAGCCGTCATTTATATTTACGTACTTATGAAATTCCGTCGTAAATCAGGTGATAACACGGTTCCGAAGCAAGTCGAAGGGAACCACACGCTTGAAATCATCTGGACAGTTATTCCGATCCTTCTCTTGATCGTTCTTGCAATTCCGACGATCAAAACAACGGTTGAACTTGCGGATGCAAAAGAAGCGAAGAAAAACGAACAAATCAACGTTACAGCGAACCTTTACTGGTGGGAATTCGAATATCCAGACAAAGGTGTTTCGACAGGACAAGAACTTGTCATCCCAGTCGGTAAACGTGTTGCGGTTAACTTGACGTCTAAAGACGTCATTCACTCATTCTGGGTACCGGCTCTTTCTGGTAAGACAGATACAAACCCAGGTCTTGATAACGAAATGTGGTTACAAGCAAAAGAAGCAGGCACGTACTACGGTAAATGTGCCGAGTTGTGTGGTCCTTCTCACGCATTGATGGACTTTAAAGTCGTTGCGATGGAGCAGGATGACTACGACAAATGGTTGAAAGACATGAAATCTGCAAAAGAAGCAGAAACAAAACAGCTTGATAAAAAGAATGAAAAGAACTGGACGACTGGTGAGCAAGTCTACGCCCAGAACTGTCTCAGCTGTCATGGCGGCGGGAAAGTCGCACCTAGCTTGACGAACTTCGGTGATCGTCAGCGTATCGCGGGTTACCTCAAGCATGATAAAGAAAACCTCGAAAAATGGATTCGCGATCCACAAAAAGAGAAACAAGGTACAAAAATGCCTGGATTCTCTGAAGATAAGATCAGCGATGAAGAATTGAGCGAATTGGCAGATTATCTATTGGACAAAAAGCTCCAATAA
- the cyoE gene encoding heme o synthase, with product MAKVTGEALDMAIEQADQPTFKDYITLAKMGIVRANLITVFAGYVVAASYITDDVLLYLWQTKWMLLWTLLGSGLVIAGSCYLNNYIDRDIDYKMERTMGRPSVTGKMDGQRILALGLGILATGTVLLLIVNHVAAVFGLIGSFVYVVIYTMWLKRTHTINTVVGGISGAVPPIIGFAAVTPTLHIDAWILFLIMFVWQPPHFLALAMRRTEEYRAAGIPMLPVVNGFAITKRQIVWWIAVLIPSSLLLAHYGIIYMIVMALLGGYWLYMGLKGLKIQDEQAEIKWASKMFFFSLFYFTAWIVTVVLVSF from the coding sequence ATGGCGAAAGTTACTGGAGAGGCACTGGATATGGCAATCGAGCAGGCGGATCAGCCCACATTCAAGGACTATATCACCCTAGCAAAAATGGGGATCGTCCGTGCCAATCTGATTACGGTCTTCGCAGGGTATGTCGTAGCGGCATCGTACATAACGGATGATGTCCTATTGTATCTATGGCAAACCAAGTGGATGTTACTGTGGACGCTTCTCGGGAGTGGATTAGTCATTGCCGGAAGTTGCTACCTCAATAACTACATTGACCGGGACATCGATTATAAGATGGAACGGACGATGGGAAGACCAAGCGTTACTGGGAAGATGGATGGACAGCGAATACTCGCGCTAGGACTCGGGATTCTTGCGACCGGTACGGTATTGTTGTTGATCGTCAACCATGTGGCGGCAGTGTTCGGATTGATCGGATCATTCGTTTACGTCGTGATTTATACGATGTGGTTAAAGCGAACACACACGATCAATACAGTCGTAGGTGGTATATCAGGAGCTGTGCCACCAATCATTGGATTTGCGGCAGTCACTCCGACGCTTCACATTGATGCGTGGATTTTATTCCTCATCATGTTCGTGTGGCAACCACCACATTTCCTCGCACTCGCGATGCGACGGACAGAGGAGTATCGGGCAGCAGGTATCCCGATGTTACCTGTCGTAAACGGATTCGCGATCACGAAACGACAAATTGTATGGTGGATTGCAGTACTTATTCCATCATCACTCCTCTTAGCACACTATGGCATCATCTACATGATCGTCATGGCATTGCTCGGTGGATATTGGCTCTATATGGGACTGAAAGGTCTGAAGATCCAAGATGAACAAGCCGAAATCAAATGGGCGTCGAAGATGTTCTTCTTCTCACTGTTTTATTTCACGGCTTGGATCGTGACGGTCGTACTCGTTTCTTTCTAA
- a CDS encoding COX15/CtaA family protein, giving the protein MNRKLSMFSAFVTFTMMIVLLMGGTVTKTDSGDGCGTDWPLCHGELIPTNPSVETMIEYSHRAVTGVVGLLIIALCLWTLVAFKDRLDTKIFAFLAFIFMLIQSIVGAGAVVWQQSDLVMALHFGISLISFAALLILTILIMERPGQEFRESVPAFLRKLLYGLLVYTLIVVYTGAYVRHVGATYACVGWPVCSQPSMTFEAWVQMIHRIMAGLLFLYTLFVHITAIRLKHRTTTIGMAFATFFISCQVATGAWIVLGGHATYVPLLHAFLITCYFGVLSYLTYHAFRTRKANSRLQ; this is encoded by the coding sequence TTGAATCGAAAGCTTTCGATGTTTTCAGCCTTCGTCACGTTTACGATGATGATCGTCTTGCTGATGGGTGGGACAGTCACAAAAACGGACTCGGGAGATGGCTGCGGAACAGATTGGCCACTCTGTCATGGGGAACTCATCCCGACAAACCCAAGTGTTGAAACGATGATTGAATATAGTCACCGCGCTGTGACCGGAGTCGTTGGACTCCTAATCATCGCCTTATGTCTCTGGACGCTCGTTGCCTTTAAGGATCGATTAGATACGAAGATTTTTGCATTTCTTGCCTTCATCTTCATGTTGATTCAATCCATCGTCGGAGCAGGAGCTGTCGTTTGGCAACAATCAGATCTCGTCATGGCGTTACATTTTGGTATCTCCTTGATTTCCTTTGCTGCCTTATTGATTTTAACGATATTGATCATGGAGCGTCCTGGTCAGGAATTCAGGGAATCTGTCCCAGCATTCTTGCGGAAGCTCTTGTACGGTCTGCTCGTCTACACGCTGATCGTCGTCTATACTGGTGCTTACGTTCGCCATGTTGGCGCTACATATGCGTGTGTGGGTTGGCCCGTTTGTTCCCAACCGTCGATGACGTTCGAAGCCTGGGTCCAAATGATTCACCGAATCATGGCTGGGCTATTATTCCTCTATACGTTGTTCGTTCATATTACAGCCATTCGCTTAAAACACCGGACGACGACAATCGGCATGGCATTCGCGACGTTCTTCATCTCGTGTCAAGTTGCTACAGGTGCTTGGATCGTTCTCGGTGGACATGCAACATATGTACCGTTACTGCACGCCTTCTTGATTACGTGTTATTTCGGTGTCTTATCCTACTTGACGTATCATGCATTCCGAACACGTAAAGCAAATAGCCGTCTTCAATAA
- a CDS encoding cryptochrome/photolyase family protein — protein sequence MNIICWIRSDFRLQDNHMLARAIELLKENPKATVEFVFWLNPDYIGEYEARQQYFFQALELFSDDCKEKEMPIRFIEGDEQAFLDATNDADVLLFNAEYVEPFKARDEGIIKKRKERQTERLLDRHLLHPHDIKKQDGKFYKVFTPYKNAFMKKEIPTPYDVKWQTLRDHYHKRQHTNSFIDAYFKKAQSDAAFHPGEKQAKQRLKKFIEQSLENYEENRDLPAMDGTSLLSRYLRTGEIGIRTVYAAIQDAKESKGKQTFITELIWREFYYMILMHFPESKRQAVNTQYREIDWEENEDGFKAWCEGKTGYPIVDAAMRQLNQTGWMHNRLRMIVASFLTKDLLIDWQKGERYFQQKLVDYEAASNIGGWQWAASVGTDAVPYFRVFNPTTQSKKFDKDGEFIRQYVTEIKDLSKQYIHEPTQQQREDSGYPEPIVAHDEARKRAIARFK from the coding sequence TTGAACATTATTTGTTGGATTCGAAGCGATTTTCGATTACAAGACAACCACATGTTGGCACGTGCGATTGAATTACTGAAGGAAAATCCAAAAGCGACAGTCGAGTTCGTCTTTTGGCTCAATCCAGATTACATTGGAGAATATGAAGCGCGGCAACAATATTTCTTTCAAGCGCTCGAATTGTTTTCAGATGATTGTAAAGAAAAAGAGATGCCGATTCGCTTCATCGAAGGCGATGAACAAGCTTTCTTAGATGCAACCAATGATGCGGACGTTCTGTTATTCAACGCGGAATATGTCGAACCATTCAAGGCGCGGGATGAGGGAATCATCAAAAAACGTAAGGAACGACAAACGGAGCGCTTGTTAGACCGGCATCTGCTCCATCCACATGACATTAAAAAGCAGGATGGAAAGTTCTATAAAGTATTCACGCCGTATAAGAATGCGTTCATGAAAAAAGAAATTCCAACACCCTATGATGTGAAGTGGCAAACGCTACGGGATCATTATCATAAGCGCCAGCACACTAATAGTTTCATTGATGCCTATTTTAAAAAGGCACAGTCTGATGCGGCATTTCATCCGGGTGAGAAGCAAGCGAAACAACGCTTAAAGAAATTCATCGAGCAATCGCTTGAAAACTACGAAGAGAATCGTGATCTTCCAGCGATGGACGGTACGAGTTTACTCTCACGTTATCTACGGACCGGTGAGATCGGGATTCGAACGGTCTATGCAGCTATTCAAGATGCAAAAGAGTCGAAAGGGAAGCAGACGTTCATCACCGAACTCATCTGGCGTGAGTTCTATTACATGATTTTAATGCACTTCCCGGAATCGAAACGACAAGCGGTCAACACCCAGTACCGAGAAATCGATTGGGAAGAAAACGAGGACGGATTCAAGGCTTGGTGTGAAGGGAAAACCGGCTATCCGATCGTCGATGCAGCGATGCGTCAATTGAACCAAACCGGTTGGATGCATAATCGTCTGCGGATGATCGTCGCGTCGTTCCTGACAAAAGATCTATTGATCGATTGGCAAAAAGGGGAACGTTATTTCCAACAGAAACTCGTCGATTATGAAGCGGCTTCGAACATCGGTGGTTGGCAATGGGCGGCATCGGTCGGGACGGATGCCGTACCGTACTTCCGAGTCTTCAATCCGACGACACAATCAAAGAAGTTCGATAAGGACGGAGAGTTCATTCGGCAGTATGTCACGGAAATCAAAGATCTGTCGAAGCAATATATTCATGAACCGACGCAGCAACAACGAGAAGACTCTGGATACCCAGAACCAATCGTTGCACATGATGAAGCGCGAAAGCGTGCAATCGCTCGATTCAAATAA